A region from the Streptomyces lydicus genome encodes:
- a CDS encoding helix-turn-helix transcriptional regulator, whose amino-acid sequence MQKTSARLLSLLSLLQTRRDWPGALLAERLDISPRTVRRDVDRLRELGYPIVTSKGPEGGYRLGAGAQLPPLLFDDEQAVALAIALQLATTSGAGIEEAAARALTTVRQVMPARLRHRIDTFHVTAVERPTTRPARPVDSTVLMALSAAVHARETLRFDYSSAAAQGAGDNSTDVPPPRRAEPHHLIIWGGRWYLVAWDLDREDWRTFRADRITPRTPTGPRFFPRELPGGDVAAFVAGRFQGSDGSGGWPCRGEAVLGLPASDVAPYVHDGVVEEFGPHRCRLILGSWSWPALAAALGRFDADIQVVGPAELKDAFACLARRYADAATAPSSHR is encoded by the coding sequence ATGCAGAAGACTTCCGCGCGGCTGCTGTCGTTGCTCTCCCTGCTCCAGACGCGCCGGGACTGGCCCGGGGCGCTGCTGGCCGAGCGGCTGGACATCAGCCCGCGCACCGTGCGCCGCGACGTCGACCGCCTGCGCGAGCTCGGCTACCCCATCGTGACCAGCAAGGGCCCGGAAGGCGGATACCGGCTCGGCGCCGGCGCGCAGCTGCCCCCGTTGCTGTTCGACGACGAGCAGGCCGTCGCCCTGGCCATCGCACTCCAACTCGCCACCACCAGCGGCGCCGGTATCGAGGAAGCCGCGGCCCGCGCGCTGACCACCGTCCGGCAGGTCATGCCCGCCCGGCTGCGCCACCGGATCGACACCTTCCACGTCACCGCCGTCGAACGGCCCACGACCCGCCCGGCCCGGCCGGTCGACAGCACCGTGCTCATGGCACTCAGCGCCGCCGTCCACGCCCGCGAGACGCTGCGCTTCGATTACTCCTCCGCAGCTGCGCAGGGCGCCGGCGACAACAGCACCGACGTGCCTCCACCGCGCCGGGCGGAACCCCATCACCTGATCATCTGGGGCGGACGCTGGTACCTCGTCGCGTGGGACCTCGACCGCGAGGACTGGCGCACCTTCCGCGCCGACCGGATCACCCCGCGCACCCCCACCGGCCCGCGTTTCTTCCCGCGCGAACTGCCCGGGGGCGATGTGGCCGCCTTCGTCGCCGGCAGGTTCCAGGGGTCGGACGGCTCCGGTGGCTGGCCCTGCCGCGGTGAGGCGGTCCTCGGCCTGCCCGCCTCCGATGTGGCCCCGTACGTCCACGACGGAGTCGTCGAGGAATTCGGGCCGCACCGCTGCCGGCTCATCCTGGGCTCGTGGTCATGGCCTGCCCTCGCCGCCGCCCTCGGCAGGTTCGACGCCGACATCCAAGTCGTCGGCCCCGCGGAACTCAAAGACGCCTTCGCATGCCTGGCCCGCCGCTACGCCGACGCCGCGACCGCACCGTCCTCACACCGGTGA